A part of Paenibacillus sp. sptzw28 genomic DNA contains:
- a CDS encoding chromate resistance protein ChrB domain-containing protein gives MKWVTWENVGVDRMACAWLIRKCIDSDAEFLFIPVGHKPLPEGAEPFDIPGVRLTHRRGHCTFHTMLKEFEIKDPVLERIARIVDEADTVQEAFLEPVAPGLDFICDGIRMTSPDDLTALDRGGLIFEALYSRISSEKEQ, from the coding sequence TTGGTGTAGATAGGATGGCATGTGCTTGGCTGATTAGAAAATGTATTGATTCGGATGCGGAATTTTTATTTATACCTGTAGGTCATAAGCCCTTACCCGAGGGTGCTGAACCGTTTGATATACCGGGAGTTCGACTTACCCATCGTAGAGGTCATTGTACATTCCATACGATGCTAAAAGAATTTGAAATTAAAGACCCCGTTTTGGAACGTATCGCACGGATTGTAGATGAAGCAGATACAGTGCAGGAAGCATTTTTAGAGCCTGTAGCACCGGGTTTAGATTTTATTTGTGATGGAATCCGTATGACCTCCCCCGATGATTTAACTGCTTTAGATAGAGGTGGGTTGATTTTTGAAGCTTTATATTCACGAATATCATCGGAAAAAGAGCAATAA
- a CDS encoding helix-turn-helix transcriptional regulator, whose product MGRCLIRNNIRALRFNHDEMTQQQLADKAGVTRQTIVAIEKGNYSPSLELAFRIARVFNLPLEEVFSFEDS is encoded by the coding sequence ATGGGCAGATGTCTTATTCGCAACAATATTCGGGCCTTACGGTTCAATCATGATGAAATGACCCAGCAGCAGCTGGCTGATAAAGCGGGTGTGACGCGGCAGACGATCGTAGCGATCGAAAAAGGCAATTACTCCCCATCTCTGGAATTGGCTTTTCGCATTGCCCGCGTGTTCAACCTGCCTTTGGAAGAGGTCTTCTCTTTTGAGGACAGTTAA
- a CDS encoding helix-turn-helix transcriptional regulator, whose translation MTSSPNIAEVASLIADPSRLAILVSLLGGKALPASELARTARITPQTASSHLAKMVKGGLLIHESYGRHKYFRLANSDVGHALEALQTIAPPRPVRSLRESEQVKALRIARTCYDHLAGKLGCALTDRLLELRCIEKSGNKDFILSAEGKKRLQELGVEIEGSPTRRRYFARQCLDWSERRHHLAGSLGSALTSRLFKLGWIEYLPDGRAVRVTDTGIKGLFDEFGLLLEI comes from the coding sequence ATGACTTCAAGCCCTAATATTGCGGAGGTTGCATCTCTTATCGCAGATCCATCCCGCTTAGCTATTCTTGTAAGCCTTCTAGGAGGAAAAGCTTTACCTGCCAGCGAGTTAGCCCGCACGGCTCGAATTACACCCCAGACGGCCAGTTCGCACCTTGCCAAAATGGTCAAAGGCGGTCTACTCATCCATGAGTCGTACGGTCGTCATAAATATTTCCGGCTGGCTAACAGCGACGTTGGGCACGCACTCGAGGCACTTCAAACCATTGCACCTCCAAGACCGGTTCGGTCATTACGAGAATCGGAGCAGGTAAAAGCATTGCGAATTGCTCGTACCTGCTATGATCATCTGGCAGGTAAGCTTGGGTGTGCTCTAACAGATAGACTACTCGAATTAAGGTGTATTGAGAAATCAGGCAACAAAGATTTCATTTTGAGTGCAGAAGGAAAGAAGAGATTGCAAGAGCTTGGAGTTGAAATCGAAGGAAGTCCAACAAGACGTCGTTATTTTGCACGTCAATGTTTGGACTGGAGCGAACGTCGGCACCATTTAGCCGGAAGCTTGGGATCAGCACTTACAAGCCGACTATTTAAGCTTGGTTGGATCGAGTATTTACCTGATGGCCGAGCTGTGCGCGTAACAGATACTGGAATCAAAGGGTTATTCGACGAATTCGGGTTGTTGTTAGAAATATAA
- a CDS encoding DMT family transporter, which yields MNPVFYGILVLLTTSLMGSSFAVGKMGLAYISPFLLAGLRFTTAGILMALWVRKNRFPASMHDWSKVVLVGLFQTAGVMGCIFLSLRTITAGESSILTFVNPLLVVILGTWFLGTRYQLSQWIGVFIGFLGVVITLGFHLQMKTGTLLGLGSALSWSIATILVKRWGSQFDIWVLTAYQMLFGGLLLLFMSVTMESPTLIINAESIWIVLYLAIMGSIVQFAAWYYLLKQGDPGKTSAFLFLAPFFGVLSGWAILGEVVQWYVYIGGFFICIGLFLVNWTSADKKLSQR from the coding sequence ATGAACCCTGTTTTTTATGGAATACTGGTTCTACTTACCACTTCCCTTATGGGATCTTCCTTTGCTGTCGGGAAAATGGGTCTAGCGTACATCTCACCGTTTCTTCTGGCCGGACTTCGCTTTACGACAGCAGGAATTCTCATGGCCCTGTGGGTAAGGAAAAACCGCTTTCCTGCCTCTATGCATGATTGGAGCAAAGTGGTTCTTGTGGGGCTCTTTCAGACAGCGGGAGTAATGGGATGTATCTTTTTAAGCTTGCGTACGATTACAGCGGGGGAGTCATCTATATTAACTTTTGTTAATCCGCTCCTTGTTGTTATATTGGGAACATGGTTTCTCGGAACGAGATATCAACTATCCCAATGGATAGGGGTCTTTATTGGTTTTTTGGGTGTCGTTATAACCCTTGGATTCCATCTGCAAATGAAAACCGGGACTTTGCTGGGGCTGGGATCGGCGCTCTCCTGGTCAATTGCCACAATCCTGGTGAAAAGATGGGGCTCGCAGTTTGATATATGGGTGTTAACGGCTTACCAGATGCTGTTTGGAGGTCTGCTCTTGTTATTCATGAGTGTAACGATGGAATCTCCGACCTTAATAATTAACGCTGAGTCTATATGGATTGTTCTGTATCTGGCAATTATGGGCTCCATTGTACAGTTTGCGGCATGGTATTACTTGCTAAAACAAGGGGATCCCGGAAAAACAAGTGCATTTTTATTTTTGGCACCGTTTTTTGGTGTTTTGTCCGGTTGGGCCATACTTGGAGAAGTCGTCCAATGGTATGTATATATAGGAGGTTTCTTCATTTGTATCGGACTTTTTTTGGTCAACTGGACTTCTGCAGACAAGAAGCTTTCACAAAGATAA
- a CDS encoding uracil-DNA glycosylase, whose amino-acid sequence MDAFKPLTLPEESPPPHAIECQRCELSKQRQRVIWGEGNPDAPVFILLDNPGAREDREGHPFVCGTRETLQHGLLEVGIAIKSVYVSYLLKCRPVRTYDKPLAREQCFPHLQLQLGQKKPHLLLGLGNTVAQSLFSSNAADVKGLRGRWHSIQGIPAAFSYHPLAVRRRPAFLKFFIEDLRLVSEKIQTFT is encoded by the coding sequence ATGGATGCCTTTAAACCGTTAACCTTACCCGAGGAATCCCCGCCTCCGCATGCAATAGAATGTCAACGTTGTGAGCTCTCGAAGCAGCGGCAGCGGGTGATATGGGGCGAAGGCAACCCGGATGCGCCGGTTTTCATCCTGCTTGATAACCCTGGTGCCAGGGAAGACAGGGAAGGCCATCCTTTTGTCTGCGGCACCCGGGAAACGCTCCAGCACGGATTATTGGAGGTAGGCATTGCCATTAAATCGGTGTATGTAAGCTACCTGCTGAAGTGCCGACCGGTGCGGACGTATGATAAGCCGCTGGCCAGAGAACAATGCTTCCCTCATTTGCAGCTGCAGCTCGGTCAGAAGAAGCCTCATTTGCTGTTAGGATTAGGCAATACGGTAGCCCAGTCATTGTTCTCAAGCAATGCAGCGGATGTGAAAGGGCTTAGAGGAAGGTGGCACTCTATCCAAGGGATACCCGCAGCTTTCTCCTATCACCCCTTGGCCGTACGCCGAAGACCTGCATTTTTGAAATTCTTCATTGAAGATCTGAGGCTCGTTTCCGAAAAAATCCAGACTTTTACATAA
- the greA gene encoding transcription elongation factor GreA encodes MSKEEIILTREGFAKLELELEDLKTVKRKELASRLKTAISYGDLKENSEYHSAKNDQSFMETRILTLTRMLKNAQVVDSVDLTKVQIGSIVVLNDIEFQEKIEYRIVGPAEADVLEDKISYESPLGKALLDKAVGDIIRVDAPMGVIKYELLEIRAV; translated from the coding sequence ATGTCGAAAGAGGAAATTATTTTAACCCGAGAGGGATTTGCTAAATTAGAGCTTGAGCTGGAGGATCTTAAAACAGTCAAACGCAAAGAGCTGGCCAGCCGTCTGAAGACAGCGATCAGCTATGGCGATCTCAAGGAAAACAGCGAATATCATTCCGCGAAGAATGATCAGTCGTTTATGGAAACAAGAATTCTTACCCTGACAAGAATGTTGAAAAATGCTCAAGTCGTTGACAGCGTGGATCTGACAAAGGTTCAAATCGGTTCCATTGTTGTGCTCAATGACATAGAGTTTCAAGAGAAGATCGAATACCGGATCGTTGGACCTGCCGAAGCGGATGTTCTTGAAGATAAAATTTCCTATGAGAGCCCGCTGGGGAAAGCGCTTCTGGATAAGGCGGTTGGTGATATTATCCGCGTTGATGCACCTATGGGAGTAATTAAATATGAGCTTCTTGAAATAAGAGCTGTATAA
- a CDS encoding ATP-binding protein yields MRNFVKNEGLQMFIIALATAIGAEFKLNPFTGDFFRIGLGVSIYLFFLLFMRHLSYIKTGIITGIVSVAFQSGEWMLQTGSYSVFAAVQNNLAAGFYYVVFAIALSRIRRRMNVYHPLLLGAIVSAIDFASNVTELLVRGVLVGTNALSPHELVQLITIAVVRSYFVIGVCSSISISQMRLLHAEQEKRMEQMLNVGAGLYGETFYLRKSMDTIESITANSFDLYRKLKEDSLNDYGGQALVIAQQIHEVKKDSQRILAGLLKLYDSEVIVDMNLPEILNFVVKGNQEYSRMLNKKIVFEKEAEANFLTPHFIPLLTVLNNLVSNAVEAIQKYGTIKIHVFEQNNEILFVVSDSGKGIPEQDRDLIFEPGFTTKFNEEGIAATGIGLSHVRDIVHSLNGEIFVEPHGIARGTRFTVRIPFTGLQKGGESDVAFFHNRG; encoded by the coding sequence ATGCGAAATTTCGTCAAAAATGAAGGACTACAGATGTTCATAATCGCCTTGGCTACGGCCATTGGCGCTGAATTCAAGCTTAATCCCTTCACCGGCGATTTCTTCCGGATTGGCCTCGGTGTCAGTATATATCTGTTTTTTTTATTATTCATGCGTCACTTATCCTATATAAAAACCGGGATCATCACGGGAATAGTCAGTGTGGCCTTTCAATCCGGGGAATGGATGCTCCAGACGGGCTCATATTCTGTCTTTGCAGCCGTGCAAAATAATCTGGCAGCCGGGTTTTACTATGTTGTTTTTGCTATTGCACTTAGCAGGATAAGGCGAAGAATGAACGTATACCATCCGCTTCTGTTAGGCGCGATTGTTTCTGCGATCGATTTTGCTTCCAATGTCACGGAGCTCTTGGTCAGAGGGGTGCTGGTCGGCACAAATGCGCTTTCTCCTCATGAGTTGGTTCAGTTGATAACCATTGCGGTTGTGCGAAGTTATTTTGTAATCGGGGTCTGCAGCAGCATTTCAATAAGTCAAATGCGACTCCTTCACGCCGAGCAGGAAAAGCGGATGGAGCAGATGTTAAACGTCGGAGCGGGATTATACGGGGAAACCTTTTATTTAAGAAAATCAATGGATACGATCGAGTCCATTACTGCAAACAGCTTCGATCTATATCGTAAATTAAAGGAAGACAGTCTGAACGATTACGGCGGACAGGCGTTAGTGATTGCTCAGCAAATCCATGAGGTGAAGAAAGATTCGCAGCGTATTCTGGCGGGCTTGTTGAAGTTATATGACAGTGAAGTCATTGTTGATATGAATCTACCTGAGATCCTCAACTTTGTCGTAAAAGGAAACCAGGAATACAGCCGGATGCTGAACAAGAAGATTGTTTTTGAAAAAGAAGCGGAAGCAAATTTCCTGACTCCCCACTTTATTCCCCTACTAACGGTGCTTAACAATTTGGTATCGAACGCCGTGGAAGCTATCCAGAAATACGGAACGATAAAGATACATGTTTTTGAACAAAACAATGAAATTTTATTTGTTGTCTCGGACTCCGGAAAAGGCATACCGGAGCAGGACCGCGATCTTATCTTTGAACCGGGCTTCACGACCAAATTTAATGAGGAAGGGATTGCGGCGACTGGGATCGGCCTCTCTCATGTAAGGGATATTGTTCATTCCTTGAACGGTGAGATCTTCGTAGAGCCGCACGGGATAGCACGCGGAACCCGATTTACCGTCCGTATCCCGTTTACCGGTTTACAAAAAGGAGGAGAATCCGATGTCGCTTTCTTTCATAATCGTGGATGA
- a CDS encoding response regulator, translating to MSLSFIIVDDDPVSRRMLQNIIENCGLGEVAEMAEGGSEGVRVILEKNPDIVLIDLLMPDQDGIETITQLKHQGYNGKFIMISQIENKEMVGQAYQKGIEFFIHKPINRLEVEAVLAKVNERRKYERHILEIKQSLAKFDILEATLGRTERAPRDCIKPILLDLGIIGEIGSKDIIAIMEYLIGHGGARDFPPLKELYEAVARTYKQGKSDIDKESKAVEQRIRRTVMAALINLASLGLTDYCNPKFEYYAPLYFDFQDVRLKMKAMDEELKPEKGKVNIKKFLHVFYMEVLEKMKG from the coding sequence ATGTCGCTTTCTTTCATAATCGTGGATGACGATCCGGTAAGCAGACGCATGCTGCAAAATATTATTGAAAATTGCGGTCTCGGCGAGGTTGCGGAAATGGCGGAAGGCGGGTCGGAGGGGGTCCGGGTCATTCTTGAAAAGAATCCGGATATCGTGTTGATTGATTTATTAATGCCCGATCAGGATGGCATCGAGACCATAACGCAATTGAAGCATCAAGGGTACAATGGAAAATTTATTATGATTTCGCAAATTGAAAATAAAGAAATGGTTGGACAAGCCTACCAGAAGGGGATCGAGTTCTTTATCCATAAGCCAATAAACCGTCTGGAAGTGGAAGCCGTATTGGCGAAAGTGAACGAGCGGCGGAAATACGAGCGCCATATACTTGAAATCAAGCAATCTTTGGCGAAATTCGATATCTTGGAAGCGACCTTGGGCCGGACGGAAAGAGCCCCGCGTGATTGCATCAAGCCGATCTTATTGGACTTGGGAATCATCGGTGAGATCGGCAGCAAAGATATCATTGCCATAATGGAATATTTGATCGGGCACGGGGGGGCCAGAGACTTCCCGCCGCTGAAGGAATTATATGAAGCGGTCGCGCGAACCTATAAGCAAGGCAAGAGCGATATTGACAAAGAGAGTAAAGCGGTCGAGCAGCGAATTCGGCGTACCGTCATGGCCGCGCTAATAAACTTAGCCTCGCTAGGTTTAACGGATTACTGTAATCCCAAATTTGAATATTACGCACCGCTTTACTTTGATTTTCAAGATGTAAGGTTGAAGATGAAAGCTATGGATGAAGAGTTGAAGCCCGAGAAAGGAAAGGTAAACATTAAGAAGTTTTTGCATGTTTTTTATATGGAAGTACTGGAAAAAATGAAAGGCTGA
- a CDS encoding ClC family H(+)/Cl(-) exchange transporter, with protein sequence MNDTEIEYSRRIRTFYQQGGIYINRNNTVNTLSSWINFKYKLIVQGMIIGLSTGLVVALYRFILAYSLNTVQSAYRWQLKHPAFIPVWFVVLAVGGWITGLIVKRHPIISGSGIPQVKGVLHSLIDMTWWKTIIGKCIGGAICIGAGLSLGREGPSIQIGAALGQGFSRIFKKVKTEENFMITCEASAGLSAAFNAPIAGVIFALEEMHANFSPLVMISALASSLAAGFISNVFFGLGPLFHFGDIASVPLYNYAFIIVLGALTGALGIVFNRALFMTQDLYQYQRWVPAAMRPVVPFLLAGVLGFTLPEVLGGGNELVDTLFAGSFTLTFLGILLLVKFMFTMISYGSSAPGGIFLPMLVAGALIGAIYFKLIHDVLGYRHVDMGAFILLAMAGYFTAVVKAPITGIILITEMTGSFSNLLPAGVVCFTAYIVVELFHSKPIYEELLERLLLKRGATIVSQRGVKMLLEFPVHMASELEGKRIKDFRWPAHCLIVGIKRADTELIPTGETFLRSGDYLVILTNEEAAANVRSTLTNITYHTTKTTFQ encoded by the coding sequence ATGAATGACACGGAAATCGAATATAGTAGGAGAATACGAACGTTTTATCAGCAAGGGGGAATCTATATCAACCGTAATAATACCGTAAACACTTTGTCCTCTTGGATAAATTTTAAATATAAACTGATTGTGCAAGGAATGATCATCGGGTTATCTACCGGACTCGTTGTCGCCCTGTACCGGTTTATTCTTGCCTATTCGCTAAATACGGTACAATCAGCGTATCGTTGGCAGTTGAAGCATCCTGCTTTCATTCCGGTCTGGTTTGTTGTGTTGGCTGTCGGAGGTTGGATTACCGGATTAATCGTGAAGAGACACCCGATCATTTCCGGAAGCGGAATCCCCCAAGTGAAAGGCGTTCTGCACAGCCTGATCGATATGACCTGGTGGAAAACGATCATCGGCAAATGTATTGGCGGAGCCATATGCATCGGGGCAGGCTTATCTCTGGGAAGAGAAGGGCCGTCGATTCAAATCGGTGCCGCTCTGGGCCAAGGTTTCAGCCGGATCTTCAAAAAAGTGAAAACCGAGGAAAACTTCATGATCACTTGCGAAGCCAGCGCAGGTCTGTCTGCAGCGTTTAATGCGCCTATTGCCGGCGTCATTTTTGCGCTGGAGGAAATGCATGCGAATTTTTCGCCGCTGGTTATGATTAGCGCGCTCGCTTCTTCGCTTGCTGCCGGCTTTATTTCAAATGTTTTTTTTGGTCTGGGCCCGCTATTCCATTTTGGCGACATCGCTTCAGTCCCGTTATACAACTATGCCTTTATCATCGTCCTGGGAGCGTTAACCGGTGCTCTGGGCATTGTCTTTAATAGAGCGCTGTTTATGACGCAGGATCTCTATCAGTATCAGCGGTGGGTTCCTGCAGCAATGAGACCCGTTGTCCCATTCCTGCTTGCAGGCGTTCTTGGATTCACCCTGCCGGAGGTTCTCGGCGGAGGGAACGAGCTTGTAGATACGCTTTTTGCGGGCAGCTTTACTTTGACGTTTCTGGGTATTCTTTTACTCGTGAAATTTATGTTTACGATGATCAGTTACGGCTCATCCGCTCCCGGAGGCATATTTTTGCCCATGCTTGTTGCCGGAGCTCTGATCGGGGCTATTTATTTCAAATTGATTCATGACGTTCTCGGTTATAGACACGTCGATATGGGGGCCTTCATCTTACTGGCAATGGCCGGATATTTCACCGCCGTTGTCAAGGCGCCCATCACAGGCATTATTCTCATTACCGAAATGACAGGATCGTTCTCAAACCTGCTCCCCGCCGGAGTTGTCTGCTTCACGGCATACATTGTCGTCGAATTATTCCACTCCAAGCCCATTTATGAAGAACTTTTGGAACGACTCTTACTAAAGAGGGGTGCTACTATCGTTTCCCAAAGGGGGGTGAAAATGTTATTGGAATTTCCGGTCCATATGGCTTCAGAGCTGGAAGGCAAACGGATAAAAGATTTTCGGTGGCCTGCTCACTGTCTGATCGTCGGAATAAAACGGGCAGATACAGAACTTATTCCAACCGGAGAAACATTTCTTCGTTCCGGTGACTACCTGGTTATTCTGACAAATGAAGAGGCAGCAGCGAACGTTCGGTCAACCTTGACAAATATAACCTATCACACAACAAAGACGACCTTTCAGTAA
- a CDS encoding transporter substrate-binding domain-containing protein — protein MKKLGLILLAAVIALTLSACGNKGTAETSSAGTAQAGDAKKELVTYTFGTDATYPPFEFEKDGKYIGIDIDLINAIGAEEGFQVDLKPMDFKAIIPAITAGQLDGAVAGISITDERKQVVGLSDPYYKAGLSLVVRSDNTTIKGPEDLKGKMIAIKKGTSGAKKAEELAKQYGAQIRYFDDSPTMFQEVVNKNADVTLEDYPVISYKIAVDPNANLKIVGDRLNGDYYGIAVGKDNEELLKKINDGLKKLKENGKYDEIVEKYVGKAAQ, from the coding sequence ATGAAGAAATTGGGTCTAATCTTACTTGCGGCTGTTATTGCATTAACGCTGAGTGCTTGCGGCAATAAAGGAACCGCTGAAACAAGCTCGGCAGGGACTGCTCAGGCGGGAGATGCGAAAAAAGAGCTTGTAACATACACCTTTGGCACCGACGCGACATACCCTCCTTTCGAATTTGAAAAGGATGGCAAGTACATCGGCATCGACATTGATCTGATTAACGCAATTGGCGCAGAAGAGGGCTTTCAGGTAGATCTGAAACCGATGGACTTTAAAGCCATTATTCCGGCGATCACGGCGGGCCAATTGGACGGCGCGGTAGCGGGAATCAGTATTACAGACGAGCGCAAGCAGGTCGTCGGTCTGTCGGACCCGTATTATAAAGCAGGACTTTCGCTTGTCGTTCGCTCTGATAATACAACTATTAAGGGCCCGGAAGATTTGAAGGGGAAAATGATTGCGATCAAAAAAGGCACGTCCGGCGCGAAGAAGGCGGAGGAGCTGGCGAAACAATACGGCGCGCAAATCAGATATTTTGACGACAGCCCGACGATGTTCCAGGAAGTAGTCAATAAAAACGCCGATGTAACGTTGGAAGATTACCCGGTTATATCCTACAAGATTGCAGTGGATCCGAACGCTAATCTGAAAATCGTGGGCGATCGGCTCAACGGGGACTATTACGGAATTGCGGTCGGCAAAGATAACGAAGAGCTGCTGAAGAAAATAAATGATGGACTCAAAAAGCTTAAAGAAAACGGGAAGTATGATGAAATTGTCGAGAAATACGTTGGAAAAGCCGCACAATAG
- a CDS encoding amino acid ABC transporter permease codes for MNTRNTDEGMVKRLHFTPQVIVDALPVLLQGVLITLKIASISLCIAFVIGLIAGLMNTSRNKFLRGAATAYVDIIRGTPLLVQIFFIYLGLPAFLDIRLSPEVAGIAAVSLNAGAYIAEVVRGGIKSISKGQVEAARSLGLSRFLTMRLVILPQALRRMIPAFMNQFIISIKDTSLLSVIGIQELTQSGEIIISSNFRAFEIWGAVGVFYFIIIYALTQLSRLLERRYELK; via the coding sequence ATGAACACAAGGAATACTGATGAAGGGATGGTGAAGAGGTTGCATTTTACGCCGCAGGTTATTGTGGATGCATTACCCGTATTGCTGCAGGGTGTTCTGATTACGCTGAAGATTGCGTCCATTTCGTTATGCATTGCCTTTGTTATCGGCTTGATCGCTGGACTGATGAATACGTCCAGGAACAAGTTCCTGCGGGGAGCCGCTACGGCTTATGTCGATATTATCAGGGGGACGCCGCTCCTGGTTCAAATCTTTTTTATTTATTTGGGCCTGCCTGCTTTTCTGGATATTCGGCTATCTCCGGAGGTCGCGGGCATTGCGGCAGTAAGCTTGAATGCAGGCGCCTATATTGCAGAGGTTGTTCGCGGAGGCATTAAATCCATAAGCAAAGGCCAGGTGGAAGCGGCCAGGTCGCTTGGGTTAAGCCGGTTTTTGACGATGAGGCTGGTCATTCTCCCCCAAGCTTTACGTCGTATGATACCCGCATTTATGAATCAGTTTATTATTAGTATAAAAGATACTTCCCTGTTATCCGTCATTGGAATTCAGGAGCTGACGCAGAGCGGAGAAATTATTATTTCTTCGAACTTTCGCGCGTTTGAAATTTGGGGTGCAGTCGGTGTCTTCTATTTCATAATAATCTATGCGCTAACCCAGTTATCCCGTCTGCTTGAGAGGAGGTACGAGCTGAAATGA
- a CDS encoding amino acid ABC transporter ATP-binding protein encodes MISVQNLKKNFGSLEVLKDISTTVEEKEVVCVIGPSGSGKSTFLRCLNLLEDVTSGTIVIGDAEVTSPKTNIDQLRQNVGMVFQQFNLFPHLTVLENIMLAPKYVKKMDKKLNEQQAMELLRKVGLEGKRDEYPERLSGGQQQRAAIARALAMNPRVMLFDEPTSALDPEMVGEVLQVMKRLAHEGITMIVVTHEMGFAREVADRVIFMDGGYIIEEGPPSGIFDSPKHERTKAFLGKIL; translated from the coding sequence ATGATTAGCGTGCAAAACCTGAAAAAGAATTTCGGTTCGCTAGAAGTGCTGAAGGATATATCAACAACGGTGGAGGAGAAAGAGGTCGTTTGCGTTATCGGACCGTCCGGTTCGGGTAAAAGTACCTTCCTGAGGTGTTTGAACCTTCTTGAGGATGTGACCTCCGGGACAATTGTGATCGGAGATGCAGAGGTCACTTCACCGAAAACAAATATCGACCAGCTGCGTCAGAATGTAGGCATGGTATTCCAGCAGTTTAATTTATTCCCGCACTTGACCGTACTCGAAAACATTATGCTCGCGCCAAAATACGTGAAGAAGATGGACAAAAAGCTTAATGAGCAGCAAGCGATGGAGCTGCTGCGTAAGGTAGGCCTCGAAGGGAAAAGAGATGAATACCCCGAGCGTTTGTCGGGCGGTCAACAGCAGCGTGCGGCTATTGCCAGGGCGCTTGCGATGAATCCTCGCGTGATGCTGTTCGACGAACCGACATCGGCGCTCGATCCCGAGATGGTGGGTGAAGTTCTGCAGGTGATGAAGCGGCTGGCCCATGAAGGGATAACGATGATCGTCGTCACTCATGAAATGGGCTTCGCCCGTGAAGTGGCAGACCGTGTCATTTTCATGGATGGGGGATATATTATTGAAGAAGGGCCTCCTTCCGGGATATTTGATTCCCCGAAGCATGAACGCACAAAAGCATTTCTCGGCAAAATCCTGTAG
- a CDS encoding asparaginase translates to MKKILLLTTGGTIASVSGKDGLAPGITDEEIVKYLPELGSMYKVESKTVMEIDSTNMQPENWVTLAEAVFENYGRYDGFVITHGTDTMGYTSAALSYMLQNLAKPVVITGSQVPIDYANTDARKNIADAARFACEAAGGVFIVFNGKVINGTRAVKMRTRSYDAFRSINHPYIAYIEDDAVTYCKPLLQEHSNRVKLDTALCTDVFLLKLHPGTKPELFDFLKQQYKGVIIEGFGLGGVPFQGRNLVPKINELIDAGVAVVIATQCLEEGGDLTVYEVGRKVNGELIISSKDMNKEAVVPKLMWALGKSTDLRMIKTLMETPIAGDRNL, encoded by the coding sequence ATGAAGAAAATACTTCTATTGACCACAGGCGGCACCATCGCCTCGGTATCCGGGAAAGACGGACTGGCTCCGGGAATTACGGATGAAGAAATCGTTAAGTATTTGCCGGAGCTGGGTTCAATGTATAAGGTTGAAAGTAAAACGGTGATGGAGATTGACAGCACGAATATGCAGCCCGAGAACTGGGTGACTTTAGCTGAGGCTGTCTTCGAAAACTACGGCCGTTATGACGGATTTGTCATCACGCATGGCACCGATACGATGGGATATACATCCGCGGCGCTTTCTTATATGCTGCAAAATTTGGCCAAACCGGTTGTCATTACAGGCTCCCAGGTTCCTATTGACTATGCAAACACCGACGCCAGAAAAAACATTGCCGACGCCGCCCGATTTGCTTGTGAAGCAGCCGGTGGCGTATTTATCGTTTTCAACGGTAAAGTGATTAACGGGACCAGAGCTGTGAAAATGAGAACCCGAAGCTACGATGCCTTTAGAAGTATTAATCACCCATATATTGCTTATATTGAAGATGACGCGGTAACATACTGCAAGCCTTTATTACAAGAACATAGCAATAGGGTTAAGCTGGATACTGCTCTATGCACCGATGTTTTTCTGTTAAAGCTGCATCCGGGAACGAAACCGGAGCTCTTCGATTTTCTTAAACAGCAGTACAAAGGCGTTATAATTGAAGGCTTCGGGCTGGGCGGAGTCCCGTTCCAAGGCAGAAACCTCGTCCCCAAGATCAATGAGCTGATTGATGCGGGAGTAGCTGTCGTAATCGCTACCCAATGTCTTGAGGAAGGCGGGGACCTTACTGTTTATGAAGTAGGGCGGAAAGTGAACGGGGAGCTCATTATTTCCTCCAAGGATATGAATAAAGAAGCGGTCGTGCCCAAATTGATGTGGGCGCTCGGAAAGAGCACCGATCTGAGGATGATAAAGACCTTAATGGAAACGCCGATTGCAGGCGACAGGAACCTTTAG